A region from the Halobacillus mangrovi genome encodes:
- a CDS encoding sulfatase-like hydrolase/transferase: MDNKQKRKPNFLILMVDQERYPSVYENDELKKWRQENLIAQELLKKNGFEFNWHYAGSTACSPSRATFYTGQYPSLHGVTQTSGVAKTAFDPDIFWLDPNSVPTIGDYFQEAGYQTYWKGKWHASDEDIIIPGTKDAYPSYNDLGVPVKENVDRYLQADRLGPYGFSGWVGPEPHGSSPRNSGSSAAIGLSGRDEIYAAETIELIKDLEQKGEEAPPWLIMCSFVNPHDIALFGALAERSPLFNFEVDPSVPAIPKAPTAEEDLDTKPEAQRSYRITYQQALQPLVNTLFYRQLYYSLQKKADQEMLKVFKALQKSDFYEDTIVLFLSDHGELLGAHGGLFQKWYNTYEESIHVPFIIHSPKLFLERFHTNMLTSHVDILPTMLGLAGLDVDDIQQQLNARFTEVHPLVGRNLTPLLKGKESFFRADEPLYFMSDDDVTKGLNQVSALGRPYESVVQPNHTEAIITRLPTGKDKKEELWKLTRYFDNPQFWSDPGCEDVTTIQGGSLQDGDSKCSICVTRTKDCPVPDQYELYNLTADPLEEKNLANPAYETPESLIVKGLLISALEEQCREKRLSPSSGAVPGIPSCQCKGE; the protein is encoded by the coding sequence TTGGATAACAAACAAAAACGGAAACCAAACTTTTTGATTCTGATGGTGGACCAGGAGCGGTATCCGAGTGTTTATGAAAATGATGAACTGAAGAAGTGGAGACAGGAAAATTTAATCGCTCAAGAGCTTTTGAAGAAAAATGGGTTTGAATTTAATTGGCATTATGCAGGAAGTACAGCATGTTCACCAAGCAGAGCAACCTTTTATACAGGGCAATATCCCTCTCTTCATGGAGTGACGCAAACAAGCGGGGTTGCTAAAACCGCTTTTGATCCAGATATCTTTTGGCTGGATCCGAACAGTGTTCCGACGATAGGCGATTATTTTCAAGAAGCAGGGTATCAGACCTATTGGAAGGGAAAATGGCACGCCTCCGATGAAGATATTATCATCCCCGGGACCAAAGATGCGTACCCCAGCTATAACGATCTTGGCGTTCCCGTGAAGGAAAACGTCGACCGCTATCTTCAAGCGGACCGGTTAGGTCCCTACGGCTTTTCGGGATGGGTTGGGCCAGAACCTCATGGCTCGTCCCCTAGAAACTCAGGGTCATCGGCAGCAATTGGTCTAAGCGGCAGGGATGAAATCTACGCGGCTGAAACGATTGAACTGATCAAAGATTTAGAGCAAAAAGGGGAGGAAGCTCCGCCGTGGCTGATCATGTGTTCATTTGTTAATCCTCATGATATCGCCCTGTTCGGTGCACTGGCTGAGCGAAGTCCACTGTTTAATTTTGAAGTAGATCCTTCTGTGCCTGCTATCCCGAAAGCACCAACCGCTGAAGAAGATCTGGATACGAAACCGGAGGCGCAGCGAAGCTATCGCATCACTTATCAGCAGGCACTCCAGCCGCTGGTTAATACGCTTTTCTACCGGCAGCTGTATTATTCTCTTCAGAAAAAAGCAGATCAGGAAATGCTGAAAGTCTTTAAGGCACTGCAAAAATCGGACTTTTATGAAGATACGATCGTGTTGTTCTTGTCCGACCATGGAGAATTGCTAGGCGCGCATGGCGGATTGTTTCAAAAATGGTATAACACCTACGAGGAATCGATCCATGTCCCGTTCATCATTCATAGTCCGAAACTATTCTTAGAGCGGTTTCACACTAACATGCTGACCAGCCATGTGGATATCCTTCCGACGATGTTGGGACTGGCGGGTCTTGATGTAGATGATATTCAACAGCAGCTCAACGCACGATTTACCGAAGTCCACCCTTTGGTAGGTAGGAATCTTACACCTCTACTGAAAGGAAAGGAGTCTTTTTTCCGAGCTGATGAGCCATTGTACTTCATGAGCGATGATGATGTAACGAAAGGGCTGAATCAGGTGAGCGCACTTGGCCGACCTTATGAATCAGTCGTGCAGCCCAATCATACCGAAGCCATCATCACAAGGCTCCCTACAGGAAAGGACAAAAAGGAAGAACTGTGGAAGCTCACGCGCTACTTTGATAACCCTCAATTTTGGAGTGATCCAGGCTGCGAGGATGTGACGACCATTCAAGGGGGATCGTTACAAGATGGCGATTCTAAATGCTCCATATGCGTGACAAGGACGAAGGATTGTCCAGTACCGGATCAATATGAGCTCTACAACCTGACGGCAGATCCGCTGGAAGAAAAGAATTTGGCTAACCCCGCCTATGAAACTCCTGAATCATTGATTGTAAAAGGGTTATTGATTTCTGCTTTAGAAGAACAATGTCGTGAGAAGCGACTATCTCCATCAAGTGGTGCCGTTCCCGGAATACCTTCCTGCCAGTGTAAGGGTGAGTAG
- a CDS encoding flavodoxin domain-containing protein, translated as MKTIIIYATKHGSTEKAVQLLKEQLASEVEIVNVKNVRGVDLEEYDHVILGGPIYMGRLHKKILAYVYNHLDTLLQKRVGLFICAGVEDLFVQEEELEEAFPYELYVHAVVKEVFGYEFDFRKLSAFEKMTLRARGIEGSVSKLSPPVIKQFAHTIEG; from the coding sequence ATGAAAACCATCATTATATATGCAACGAAACATGGAAGTACAGAGAAAGCTGTACAGTTGTTAAAGGAGCAGTTGGCAAGTGAAGTGGAAATCGTGAACGTTAAGAACGTACGGGGAGTTGATTTGGAAGAATACGATCACGTTATTCTCGGCGGTCCAATTTATATGGGCAGACTACATAAAAAGATCTTAGCCTATGTTTACAATCATCTGGATACTCTCTTGCAAAAACGAGTCGGATTGTTTATCTGTGCTGGAGTAGAAGATCTGTTTGTTCAAGAAGAAGAATTGGAGGAAGCATTCCCTTACGAGCTTTACGTTCATGCTGTAGTTAAAGAAGTATTTGGATATGAATTCGATTTTCGTAAGTTAAGTGCTTTTGAAAAGATGACACTCCGCGCGAGAGGCATCGAAGGAAGTGTCTCTAAACTTTCTCCACCTGTCATCAAACAATTCGCTCATACAATTGAAGGGTAA
- a CDS encoding YbaN family protein — protein MKQFVKVLLIIIGSISLGLGVLGIVLPLVPTTPFLLLTAACYVRSSDRLYNWLMTNKWFGSYIRNYKAGKGIPIKAKISVLVMIWFSFLFSAFYIASNIFLKIGFIFGACFFTVVIYMTKTLKPEDDEA, from the coding sequence ATGAAACAATTCGTAAAAGTATTACTGATCATCATCGGCAGTATATCCCTTGGACTGGGTGTGCTCGGGATTGTACTGCCTTTAGTTCCGACCACTCCGTTTTTACTTCTCACAGCTGCATGCTATGTGAGAAGTTCGGACCGTTTATACAACTGGCTGATGACGAATAAGTGGTTTGGAAGCTATATACGAAATTATAAAGCAGGAAAAGGCATTCCTATAAAAGCAAAAATATCTGTGCTCGTCATGATTTGGTTTTCATTCTTATTTTCTGCCTTTTATATTGCTTCCAATATATTCTTGAAGATTGGCTTTATATTCGGAGCATGCTTTTTCACTGTAGTCATCTACATGACGAAGACGTTGAAGCCTGAAGACGACGAGGCGTAA
- a CDS encoding fatty acid desaturase, which translates to MNKAKQKELKKNVASYAKPDNSAGVRQLLNTFVPFILLWYLAYVSYSVSVWLTIPVAMIAGGFVIRLFIIFHDCTHQSFMDNQKANRIIGTITGIITLFPFDKWKRSHSIHHATSGNLDKRGTGDIWVMTVEEYFEAPLKTRIAYRIYRNPIVMFGLGPIYLFLISNRFNRKGAKRKERMNTYVTNVAIVAIYSLLVWAIGWQAFLLIQLPILYVSGVLGIWLFYVQHQFEDSYFEDESEWDFVKAAVDGSSYYKLPKVLQWVSGNIGFHHVHHLSPRVPNYNLEKAHDETPPLHHATTITLKTSLESIRFRLYDTKNKTFISFKEVKPLMKKQRMAMLDNKRPSLQQK; encoded by the coding sequence ATGAATAAAGCAAAGCAAAAAGAACTGAAAAAGAATGTAGCAAGCTATGCAAAACCTGATAATTCAGCAGGCGTACGCCAACTTTTGAATACGTTTGTACCCTTTATTTTACTCTGGTACCTGGCTTATGTAAGCTATTCCGTATCCGTCTGGCTGACCATTCCAGTTGCGATGATCGCAGGTGGATTCGTCATCCGTCTATTTATTATTTTCCATGACTGTACGCATCAATCCTTTATGGACAACCAAAAAGCGAACCGGATCATTGGCACCATCACCGGGATCATTACATTGTTTCCTTTTGATAAATGGAAACGGAGCCACTCCATTCACCATGCAACAAGCGGAAACCTCGATAAAAGAGGGACAGGTGATATTTGGGTCATGACCGTTGAAGAGTATTTCGAAGCTCCGCTTAAAACACGAATTGCCTATCGGATTTACCGTAACCCGATTGTTATGTTCGGATTAGGACCGATTTATTTGTTCTTAATTTCCAACCGCTTCAACCGTAAAGGAGCAAAGCGTAAAGAACGCATGAACACATATGTGACTAACGTAGCGATTGTAGCGATTTATTCCTTGCTTGTCTGGGCAATCGGATGGCAGGCATTCCTGCTCATCCAGCTTCCGATCTTGTATGTATCCGGGGTTCTCGGCATCTGGTTGTTTTATGTTCAGCACCAGTTCGAGGATTCTTATTTTGAAGATGAATCGGAATGGGATTTTGTTAAAGCGGCCGTCGATGGAAGCTCGTACTATAAGCTTCCGAAGGTGCTCCAATGGGTGTCCGGTAATATCGGATTCCACCATGTACACCATTTGAGCCCTCGCGTACCGAACTATAATCTGGAGAAAGCACACGATGAAACTCCGCCGCTGCATCATGCAACGACGATCACGTTAAAAACGAGCCTGGAGTCGATCCGATTCCGCTTATACGACACAAAAAATAAAACCTTCATTTCCTTCAAGGAAGTGAAGCCGTTAATGAAGAAGCAGCGAATGGCTATGCTAGATAACAAACGCCCTAGCCTTCAACAAAAGTAA
- a CDS encoding carbohydrate ABC transporter permease — MKRNKEKRNLFSIEVLGLVLGLIWIAPFYLMIVNALKTKKQIFTGVLGLPDSVALGNFVQAFVDLEFLKSLFNSVLITGVSVAVIILFSAMAGYALARNKSKLSGGLFFVFVAAMLIPFQSVMIPLVSIFGQVDMLNAAGLIFMYLGFGCSLSIFLYHGAMTSIPKSLDEAAIIDGANRFQLFWYIIFPLLKPISVTVGILNVIWIWNDYLLPSLVLNEANATIPLKMFFFFGEYTKQWHLALAGLTLAIIPVIIFYFFAQKQILKGVSEGAVK; from the coding sequence ATGAAAAGGAATAAGGAAAAAAGAAATCTATTCTCCATTGAAGTGCTTGGTTTAGTATTGGGTTTGATTTGGATTGCGCCTTTCTACCTTATGATTGTAAATGCGTTAAAAACAAAAAAACAGATTTTTACAGGTGTTCTTGGGTTACCGGACTCGGTTGCACTAGGAAACTTCGTACAAGCTTTTGTTGATTTGGAATTTTTGAAGTCACTATTTAACTCTGTGCTTATTACAGGAGTAAGTGTTGCTGTAATCATCTTGTTTTCAGCGATGGCAGGCTATGCTTTAGCTCGGAATAAAAGCAAGCTAAGTGGCGGGCTGTTTTTTGTTTTTGTGGCAGCTATGCTGATTCCTTTTCAATCTGTCATGATCCCTCTTGTCTCGATTTTTGGCCAAGTAGACATGTTGAATGCCGCAGGGTTGATTTTTATGTATCTTGGGTTCGGGTGTAGTTTATCGATCTTCTTGTATCATGGGGCAATGACCTCCATTCCGAAGTCGCTCGATGAAGCTGCCATTATTGATGGGGCCAATCGCTTTCAATTATTCTGGTACATTATCTTTCCGTTGCTTAAGCCGATATCCGTTACTGTGGGGATATTGAATGTGATCTGGATTTGGAATGATTATCTATTGCCTTCCCTTGTCCTTAATGAAGCCAACGCGACAATCCCTTTGAAAATGTTCTTCTTCTTCGGGGAGTACACGAAGCAATGGCATCTGGCATTAGCTGGGCTGACACTTGCGATCATCCCAGTCATCATCTTCTATTTCTTTGCACAAAAGCAGATTCTTAAAGGAGTTTCCGAAGGAGCTGTAAAATAA
- a CDS encoding LacI family DNA-binding transcriptional regulator: protein MVTISDVAKRSGLSKSTVSRVINNHPYISKEKRELVQKAMDELGYYPNPSARRLRGQLKSTMGVIVPRIVNPFFSYLVDAIEQTAYQNNYQLLIFQSNENKEKELSFLNLLKTRQVDGIIMTSVENNFEVIEPYTKYGPILFCNEYLTNTSVPKVKLDQSIGSYTGMKHLIDRGHTKIGYCTGGLFAEDGKDKDRNQGYQKALDEAGIPVNTNWIFINQHTIEDGKEVMKQILSMDDRPTAIFTGSDEIAAGVMIEAKDQGLTVPDDIAIVGFDDQPIAEMLDPKLTTIRQPISLMGEKAAEGLALMMQENAVNPKDVDLPVELIIRGST from the coding sequence ATGGTGACGATATCAGATGTTGCAAAGCGATCAGGACTTTCAAAGTCCACCGTGTCACGCGTTATTAATAACCATCCTTACATTTCAAAAGAAAAACGAGAGCTTGTACAAAAGGCGATGGACGAGTTAGGGTACTATCCTAACCCTTCCGCAAGAAGGTTAAGAGGTCAATTGAAAAGTACTATGGGGGTAATTGTTCCAAGAATTGTAAATCCGTTCTTTTCTTATTTAGTGGATGCCATTGAACAAACGGCTTATCAAAATAATTATCAGCTTCTCATTTTTCAAAGCAATGAAAATAAGGAAAAAGAGTTGTCGTTTTTGAATCTATTAAAAACGAGACAAGTAGACGGAATCATCATGACCTCTGTGGAAAACAACTTTGAGGTCATAGAGCCCTATACGAAATATGGCCCCATTTTATTCTGTAATGAATACTTAACTAATACTAGCGTGCCAAAAGTAAAATTAGATCAATCCATTGGAAGTTATACAGGAATGAAACACTTGATTGATCGGGGGCACACAAAGATAGGATATTGCACTGGAGGCTTATTTGCTGAAGATGGTAAAGATAAAGATCGAAATCAAGGTTATCAAAAAGCTTTAGACGAAGCTGGTATCCCTGTTAACACCAATTGGATATTTATCAACCAGCATACGATTGAAGATGGAAAAGAAGTAATGAAACAGATTCTTTCTATGGATGATAGACCTACAGCCATTTTTACAGGCAGTGATGAGATTGCTGCGGGAGTAATGATAGAGGCAAAAGACCAGGGGCTAACCGTTCCTGATGATATAGCAATCGTCGGTTTTGATGATCAGCCGATTGCTGAGATGCTTGACCCGAAACTCACAACAATCAGGCAGCCGATATCATTGATGGGAGAAAAGGCTGCAGAAGGGTTAGCACTGATGATGCAAGAGAATGCTGTCAATCCTAAAGATGTAGATTTACCAGTGGAACTAATTATAAGAGGGTCCACATAA
- a CDS encoding VOC family protein has protein sequence MEIRNIGQIGIPVKNLERATLFYQNSLGLPLIFNTDTMAFFSCGDQRLMLTLPEKEDFESHSSILYFSVDDIHTSYEKMKSEEVIFIDEPHLIAKMDHTETWMVFFHDTEGNIQALMSELST, from the coding sequence ATGGAAATCCGTAACATCGGCCAAATCGGTATCCCTGTCAAAAACTTGGAAAGAGCAACACTCTTTTATCAAAACTCGCTGGGACTCCCACTAATTTTCAACACAGACACCATGGCCTTTTTCTCTTGCGGCGACCAGCGCCTCATGTTGACCTTGCCCGAAAAAGAAGACTTCGAAAGCCACAGCTCCATCCTTTACTTCTCAGTCGATGACATACATACAAGTTATGAAAAGATGAAGTCTGAGGAAGTAATATTCATTGATGAACCTCACCTCATTGCAAAAATGGATCATACCGAAACCTGGATGGTGTTTTTCCATGACACAGAAGGTAATATTCAAGCGCTTATGAGCGAGCTTAGTACGTAA
- a CDS encoding ABC transporter substrate-binding protein, which translates to MKKLISTVVVSGALLTGCSFSSGSSGSSDADQLTIEIFQGKVEFKDQFEELAEKYEEENPDVDIKITSVGGGSDYAASLKTKIASGDEPEIFSAAGPTEAARFEQYLSDLSDTKAADLALDGSLDPVTKDGEVHGLPFNQEGYGFIYNKKVFKEAGINPDEILTYEDLESAVKKLDSQKDQLGLEAVFAFPAKEKWVPGNHLSNVFLASEFNQKVLEAYNSESVAFEKGDEFKRMIDLQAEYSVQPVLSLDYSQQVEEYFSLQKVAMIQQGNWIYPSVQQMDEEFAENNVGILPIPVEGSEGKLPVGIPNYWAVNKNSDDEVIQASKDFLDWMYTSETGKEAVLEDFKFIPAYEGFDTSKIADPISKEIYEYSSEGHTTGWVLLGYPGVWGDYLGGNVQRYLSGEMTWEELEEDSKKKWEELRK; encoded by the coding sequence ATGAAAAAACTTATTTCAACTGTAGTTGTTTCAGGTGCTTTACTAACAGGCTGCTCGTTTTCCTCTGGATCTTCAGGGTCTTCCGATGCCGACCAACTGACCATCGAAATCTTTCAGGGGAAAGTAGAGTTTAAAGATCAATTCGAGGAACTTGCCGAGAAATATGAAGAAGAAAATCCAGACGTCGATATTAAAATCACCTCTGTAGGTGGAGGTTCTGATTATGCTGCCTCTCTAAAAACGAAGATCGCTTCAGGGGATGAACCGGAAATTTTCAGTGCCGCTGGCCCAACGGAAGCTGCTAGATTCGAACAATACTTGAGTGATTTATCTGATACAAAAGCAGCAGATTTAGCCTTAGATGGAAGCCTTGATCCTGTCACAAAAGATGGGGAAGTCCACGGGTTACCGTTCAATCAAGAAGGTTACGGTTTTATCTACAACAAGAAAGTATTTAAAGAAGCTGGAATAAATCCAGATGAAATTCTAACATATGAGGATCTTGAGAGCGCCGTGAAGAAACTGGACAGTCAAAAAGATCAGTTAGGTCTTGAAGCGGTATTTGCTTTCCCTGCGAAGGAAAAATGGGTCCCGGGCAACCACCTCTCTAATGTGTTTCTTGCGTCAGAATTTAACCAAAAAGTTTTGGAAGCTTACAATTCAGAGTCCGTAGCGTTTGAAAAAGGAGATGAGTTTAAACGGATGATTGATTTGCAGGCAGAATACTCGGTTCAACCGGTACTGAGTTTGGATTATTCTCAGCAGGTGGAGGAGTACTTCTCTCTTCAAAAAGTAGCGATGATACAGCAAGGGAACTGGATTTATCCTTCCGTTCAGCAAATGGACGAGGAGTTCGCTGAGAACAACGTAGGAATATTGCCAATCCCAGTCGAGGGATCTGAAGGGAAACTTCCTGTAGGGATTCCTAACTACTGGGCCGTGAACAAAAACAGTGATGATGAAGTGATTCAAGCATCGAAGGACTTTCTTGATTGGATGTACACCTCCGAGACAGGAAAAGAGGCTGTCTTAGAAGACTTTAAGTTCATTCCTGCTTATGAAGGGTTTGATACGAGCAAAATAGCGGATCCTATTTCAAAGGAAATTTACGAATATTCATCTGAAGGCCACACTACGGGTTGGGTACTTCTTGGATATCCCGGCGTGTGGGGAGATTATTTAGGAGGAAACGTTCAGAGGTATTTGAGTGGAGAAATGACCTGGGAAGAACTAGAAGAAGATTCTAAGAAGAAGTGGGAAGAGTTGAGAAAATAA
- a CDS encoding NUDIX hydrolase, whose product MSPETIIEKMKKHTPSILGQQSLSKFSILLPIVEKDDELHLLFEVRSYQMRRQPGEICFPGGRVDREDQKEKDTAIRETMEELGVDEEDLSQVFPFDYMVSPFGMRIYTYVGFIEKEEAQLNPNPAEVEEVFTVPLAFFLENDPEVYRVNFEVKPEENFPFDLIPGGRDYEWSARQFEEYFYRYDDKVIWGLTARVLYHFVDMIKK is encoded by the coding sequence ATGAGTCCTGAAACGATTATAGAAAAAATGAAAAAGCATACACCGTCCATTCTTGGACAGCAGAGTCTATCCAAGTTTTCTATCCTTCTGCCGATCGTTGAAAAAGATGATGAACTCCACCTCCTATTTGAAGTGCGGTCCTATCAGATGCGTAGACAACCGGGAGAGATTTGTTTTCCTGGGGGGCGAGTGGATCGAGAAGACCAGAAAGAAAAGGATACAGCCATCAGGGAGACAATGGAGGAATTAGGAGTTGATGAGGAAGACTTGTCTCAAGTATTTCCGTTTGATTATATGGTCTCGCCGTTTGGCATGAGAATATACACGTACGTAGGGTTTATTGAAAAAGAAGAAGCCCAACTGAACCCTAATCCTGCAGAGGTGGAGGAAGTCTTTACGGTGCCGCTGGCTTTTTTCTTGGAAAATGATCCTGAAGTGTACCGCGTAAACTTTGAAGTGAAGCCGGAGGAGAACTTTCCATTTGATTTGATTCCTGGCGGCCGAGATTATGAGTGGTCAGCCAGACAGTTTGAGGAGTATTTTTATCGGTATGACGATAAAGTGATATGGGGGCTGACTGCGAGGGTTCTCTATCATTTTGTAGATATGATAAAAAAATAG
- a CDS encoding glycoside hydrolase family 13 protein, with the protein MKQKWWKEAVVYQIYPRSFMDSNGDGIGDIQGVISKLDYLQGLGIDVIWICPIYCSPNDDNGYDISDYKAIMPEFGSMSDFDELLNEVHNRGMKLIMDLVINHTSDEHPWFIESKSSRDNPFRDYYIWHPGKDGKEPNNWASIFEGSAWEFDPETEEYYMHIFSRKQPDLNWENPKVRKDIYEMINWWLEKGIDGFRIDAISHIKKAPGFPDVSNPENKRYASSLEGHRNQEGIQYFLEELKDETFSKYDIMTVGEANGVTVEEAEEWVGEEEGKFNMIFQFEHNDLWQKGKNNGLDIHELKTVFTKWQTGLNNIGWNALFLENHDLPRSVSVWGDDQEFHSQSSKCLATLYFLMQGTPFIYQGQEIGMTNVRFPSIDDYNDVAIKNFYENEMDEGKSHKEVMEVIWQSGRDNSRTPMQWSNRKNAGFSDEIPWLKVNPNFKNINVDQSINDHHSIYHYYKNLIQLRKDHPVLIYGDYELILPEHDQVFAYTRTLSDEKMVVITNLFSKEADFILPDHLNHKHAELMISNYCVNASQEVTRLKLMPYEARVYRYMIKS; encoded by the coding sequence ATGAAACAAAAATGGTGGAAAGAAGCAGTTGTTTATCAGATCTACCCTAGAAGTTTTATGGATTCAAATGGTGATGGAATCGGTGATATTCAGGGAGTGATATCGAAGTTAGATTACTTACAAGGACTGGGCATTGATGTGATCTGGATCTGTCCTATCTATTGCTCACCTAATGATGATAACGGATACGATATTTCAGACTATAAAGCGATCATGCCTGAGTTTGGAAGTATGTCAGACTTCGATGAGTTGTTAAACGAAGTTCACAACCGTGGGATGAAGTTGATCATGGACCTTGTCATCAATCATACTTCTGATGAACATCCCTGGTTTATTGAATCTAAATCTTCGCGAGATAATCCATTTAGAGATTACTACATTTGGCACCCTGGTAAAGACGGAAAAGAACCGAATAACTGGGCGTCTATCTTTGAAGGTTCTGCATGGGAGTTTGACCCTGAAACTGAGGAATATTACATGCATATCTTTTCTCGTAAACAACCAGATTTGAATTGGGAAAATCCTAAAGTAAGAAAAGATATCTATGAAATGATTAACTGGTGGTTAGAAAAAGGGATCGATGGATTTCGGATCGATGCGATCTCTCATATTAAAAAAGCCCCGGGGTTTCCCGACGTCTCTAATCCTGAAAATAAAAGATATGCTTCTTCCCTTGAAGGGCATAGGAATCAGGAGGGCATCCAGTACTTTTTAGAAGAGCTAAAGGATGAAACGTTCAGTAAGTATGACATTATGACCGTCGGAGAGGCCAATGGTGTCACTGTAGAGGAAGCAGAAGAATGGGTTGGGGAAGAAGAAGGAAAGTTCAATATGATTTTTCAATTTGAACACAATGACCTGTGGCAAAAAGGGAAAAACAATGGGTTAGACATCCATGAGTTAAAAACCGTTTTTACAAAATGGCAAACGGGGCTGAATAATATAGGGTGGAATGCTTTGTTTTTAGAAAACCATGATCTCCCGAGGTCTGTTTCTGTATGGGGGGATGATCAGGAGTTCCATAGCCAATCTAGTAAGTGTTTGGCAACCTTGTATTTCTTGATGCAAGGAACACCTTTTATCTATCAAGGTCAAGAAATAGGCATGACAAATGTGCGATTTCCTTCTATAGATGATTATAACGATGTGGCCATAAAAAATTTTTATGAAAATGAAATGGATGAGGGCAAATCCCATAAAGAGGTTATGGAAGTGATCTGGCAATCAGGACGTGATAATTCTCGTACACCCATGCAATGGTCGAATAGAAAAAATGCCGGCTTTTCAGATGAAATACCTTGGCTGAAGGTGAATCCTAATTTTAAAAACATCAATGTGGATCAATCGATAAATGATCATCACTCCATTTACCATTACTACAAAAATCTTATCCAATTACGCAAAGATCATCCTGTTTTAATTTACGGAGATTATGAGTTGATTTTGCCAGAACATGATCAGGTTTTTGCTTATACCCGGACTCTTAGCGATGAAAAAATGGTAGTGATTACAAACCTATTTTCAAAGGAAGCAGACTTCATTTTGCCAGACCACTTGAACCATAAACACGCGGAATTAATGATAAGCAATTATTGTGTAAACGCTTCTCAAGAAGTCACCCGACTTAAGTTAATGCCGTATGAAGCAAGAGTATACAGGTATATGATTAAGAGTTAA
- a CDS encoding carbohydrate ABC transporter permease, translating to MSNQSKWFWIFLSPVLLALTVVVVFPFVYGFVFSFSDWNGLTATSFVGLEHYINLFQEEEFMNSIWFTVKFSVVTVILLNVFGLGLALIVTRKIKSGNLLRTVFFMPNLIGGLILGFIWQFIFISVFGDVGNLLGLESMQGWLSTPETGFWGLVILTSWQMAGYIMIIYIAYLENIPKDLIEAAQIDGATALQRFKNIIFPLVAPAFTVSMFLTLSMAFKIYDQNLSLTNGGPFNSTQMVAMEIVRTAFSDNEMAYAQAKAVIFFLIVAVIALTQVYYNKKREVDL from the coding sequence ATGAGTAACCAAAGTAAGTGGTTTTGGATATTTCTTTCGCCGGTGCTGTTAGCCCTGACGGTCGTTGTTGTCTTCCCGTTTGTGTATGGATTTGTTTTTTCATTTTCCGATTGGAACGGTCTTACAGCTACATCATTTGTAGGGCTTGAACATTATATTAACCTATTCCAAGAAGAAGAATTTATGAATTCAATTTGGTTCACCGTGAAATTCTCTGTCGTAACGGTGATTCTTTTAAACGTATTTGGACTTGGTCTTGCATTGATTGTCACACGTAAAATTAAATCTGGTAATCTACTTCGAACAGTATTCTTTATGCCTAATTTAATTGGTGGATTAATCCTGGGATTCATCTGGCAGTTTATTTTCATCAGCGTGTTTGGAGATGTTGGAAATCTTCTTGGATTAGAGAGTATGCAAGGATGGCTTTCTACACCAGAGACAGGATTTTGGGGACTTGTCATACTAACATCATGGCAGATGGCAGGTTATATCATGATCATCTATATTGCTTACCTGGAAAATATACCCAAGGATTTAATTGAAGCAGCTCAAATTGATGGGGCAACCGCTCTTCAGCGCTTCAAAAATATTATTTTTCCACTTGTAGCCCCTGCTTTTACGGTCAGTATGTTTTTAACGTTATCTATGGCTTTTAAAATCTATGATCAGAACCTCTCATTAACGAATGGCGGGCCATTTAATTCTACGCAAATGGTAGCGATGGAGATTGTACGAACAGCCTTCTCAGATAATGAAATGGCTTACGCTCAAGCGAAAGCTGTGATTTTCTTTTTAATTGTAGCCGTGATTGCTTTGACACAGGTTTATTACAATAAAAAACGGGAGGTAGATCTGTAA